A window of the Schistocerca nitens isolate TAMUIC-IGC-003100 chromosome 5, iqSchNite1.1, whole genome shotgun sequence genome harbors these coding sequences:
- the LOC126259390 gene encoding uncharacterized protein LOC126259390, translated as MKWVSIFVAALLLVSVAVAEGEIWEEDDHEVLIRSERGAKNRDPCRYLKGAWSECDPKTNMRTRTLTLKKGDQAACEQTKTIQKKCKKACRYEKGTWSECSPQNQMSRSDTLKANSDPSCEQSRQITKKCKSKGAKAGKGGRRNRQ; from the exons ATGAAGTGGGTGTCCATCTTTGTTGCTGCCCTCCTCCTGGTAAGTGTAGCTGTGGCTGAGGGAGAAATATGGGAGGAAGATGACCACGAGGTACTCATCCGCAGCGAGAGGGGTGCAAAGAATAGGG ATCCCTGTCGCTACCTGAAGGGAGCATGGTCAGAATGTGACCCAAAAACTAACATGAGAACTCGTACTCTAACACTGAAGAAAGGTGACCAAGCAGCATGTGAGCAGACAAAGACAATTcagaaaaagtgcaaaaaag CCTGCCGTTATGAGAAAGGCACATGGAGCGAGTGTTCCCCCCAAAACCAAATGTCACGGAGTGACACTCTTAAGGCCAACAGTGACCCCTCATGTGAACAGAGCCGACAAATAACTAAGAAGTGTAAAAGCAAAGGTGCTAAGGCTGGAAAAG